A section of the Humulus lupulus chromosome 2, drHumLupu1.1, whole genome shotgun sequence genome encodes:
- the LOC133815268 gene encoding zinc finger BED domain-containing protein RICESLEEPER 2-like — protein MATQGKKCKPYKKDKGKNKVPPQGEIKKDSIKYFFCKEKGHAKKECAKFKKWMDDKVAHGVIQGYTHLDEFHSDLVSDFPRPKYYGKGLQMMMMIINMDNEENLEGMMGEWLEYVETNLSSSDGEEQAKERKKENVRKKRNDRQNQDKENDKETEKEDNEKEKEIEVERQEKKQRVGKKTSSVWDHYIMLPDWIPKKPRAACNYCGTDYAADTKLNGTSTLWAHVERKCKKCPFSDWVEQSKKQQSTMDRFTKKTTTCNKEEVASSGLPLRFNQNAVRKVIAEYIIMDELSFRHVDGKGFQKLIKHFFPTFQFPSRFTVARDIYNAFLDQKKELKSILVKHRVSLTTDCWTSIQNISYLCLTAHWVDDNWKMQKRIINFIQVPSHKGDLVGKELINCLNEWGISSVFAMTVDNASSNDVALRKLKGHLLDKDNTIPLNGEMFHMRCSAHILNLIVTDGLKELNDAISSIRNAVRYVRSSPARLKRFKESCKDANNESKALLCLDVVTRWNSTYLMLESAIKFKKAFENLEADANYTKYFDEERMDGPPTNLDWEKAVVFVKFLRRFYDLTNRFSGSLYVTSNLFLPDILKVQADLTTMASNPDTLLGAMAVSMKRKYDKYWGRIEKLNMLTFIANILDPRYKLEVVNRGFKFVYTSSEAEKMIKLVTNTLAQLYAFYKQQQPSQSSQAQPSQSQSQPSQHVINSTIESFLEGQLQLSDDIEEDDLEYYLSDRREKLDPTFDILRWWKQNGFKYPIVARMAKDVLAVQMSTVASESAFSTGGRILDSFRSSLSPRMVEALICSKNWYTCESEEPVVLRQYMDEIDGLEAYEQVFPGDGSCITYVPENLGSGSRSGTDRNN, from the exons atggccacccaaggaaAGAAATGCAAACCatacaagaaggacaaggggaaaaataaggTACCTCCCCAAGGCGAAATAAAGAAAGATTCCATCAAGTATTTTTTCTGCAAAGAGAAGGGACATGCAAAAAAGGAAtgtgccaagttcaagaaatggatggacgacaaag TTGCACATGGAGTCATTCAAGGCTATACTCATCTTGATGAGTTTCATTCTGATCTTGTATCCGATTTCCCTAGACCAAAGTATTACGGCAAAG GTTTgcagatgatgatgatg atcaTTAATATGGATAACGAGGAAAATTTAGAAGGGATGATGGGGGAGTGGTTGGAGTATGTTGAAACTAATTTGTCAAGTTCTGATGGAGAAGAACAAGCGAAGGAAAGGAAAAAAGAGAACGTACGAAAGAAGAGGAATGATCGACAAAATCAAGATAAGGAAAACGACAAAGAGACCGAGAAAGAggataatgaaaaagaaaaggagataGAGGTTGAACGACAAGAAAAGAAGCAAAGGGTTGGAAAGAAAACATCGAGCGTGTGGGATCATTACATTATGTTGCCTGATTGGATTCCTAAGAAGCCAAGAGCTGCTTGCAATTATTGTGGCACCGATTATGCGGCTGATACAAAGTTGAATGGGACTAGCACACTATGGGCACATGTGGAGAGAAAATGTAAGAAGTGTCCTTTCAGTGACTGGGTTGAGCAAAGTAAGAAGCAACAATCAACTATGGATAGATTTACTAAAAAGACAACAACCTGCAATAAAGAAGAAGTTGCTTCAAGTGGGCTGCCGCTAAGGTTTAATCAAAATGCTGTTAGGAAAGTGATCGCCGAATATATCATTATGGATGAGTTATCCTTTAGGCATGTGGACGGAAAAGGATTTCAAAAGCTCATTAAACATTTCTTTCCCACATTTCAGTTCCCATCAAGATTTACTGTTGCGAGAGATATTTACAATGCGTTTCTAGATCAGAAGAAAGAGTTGAAGTCGATTTTGGTGAAGCACAGAGTGTCGTTGACCACTGATTGTTGGACATCAATCCAGAATATTAGTTATTTGTGTTTGACTGCACATTGGGTTGATGATAATTGGAAAATGCAGAAGAGAATTATCAACTTTATCCAAGTTCCTAGCCATAAAGGGGACTTGGTGGGGAAAGAGTTGATAAATTGTCttaatgagtggggtatctcctcAGTGTTTGCAATGACGGTTGACAATGCCTCCTCAAATGACGTTGCTCTTAGAAAATTGAAGGGGCACTTGTTGGACAAAGACAATACCATTCCATTGAATGGCGAAATGTTTCATATGAGGTGTTCAgctcatattttgaatttgatagtAACTGATGGGTTGAAAGAGTTGAATGATGCAATTTCAAGCATTCGAAATGCGGTGAGATATGTCCGGTCATCTCCAGCTAGACTGAAAAGATTTAAAGAAAGTTGCAAGGATGCAAACAATGAATCAAAAGCCTTGTTATGCTTGGATGTGGTTACTAGGTGGAACTCCACCTACTTGATGTTAGAATCTGCTATAAAATTCAAGAAGGCTTTTGAGAATTTGGAAGCAGATGCGAACTACACAAagtactttgatgaagaaagaatgGATGGCCCACCAACCAACCTAGACTGGGAAAAAGCAGTTGTATTTGTCAAATTTTTGAGGAGATTCTATGATCTTACTAATCGATTTAGTGGGTCATTATATGTCACATCCAATCTATTCCTTCCAGATATTTTGAAGGTTCAAGCTGATTTAACTACTATGGCTTCTAATCCTGATACTTTGTTAGGGGCTATGGCAGTTAGTATGAAACGAAAGTATGATAAGTACTGGGGAAGGATTGAGAAGCTGAATATGTTGACATTTATTGCCAATATCCTTGATCCAAGGTATAAATTAGAGGTTGTGAATCGTGGTTTCAAATTTGTGTACACTTCAAGTGAGGCTGAAAAAATGATAAAGTTGGTGACAAATACTTTGGCACAGCTATATGCTTTTTataaacaacaacaaccatctcAGTCATCTCAAGCTCAACCATCTCAATCTCAGTCTCAGCCATCTCAGCATGTTATCAATTCCACTATAGAATCATTTCTTGAAGGGCAACTACAACTTAGTGATGACATTGAAGAAGATGATCTTGAATACTACTTGAGTGATCGTCGTGAGAAACTTGATCCTACCTTTGATATTCTACGATGGTGGAAACAGAATGGATTCAAGTATCCAATAGTTGCGCGCATGGCAAAAGATGTATTGGCTGTTCAGATGTCTACAGTAGCATCTGAATCAGCTTTTTCTACTGGGGGAAGAATCCTAGATTCATTTAGGAGTTCCTTATCCCCGAGAATGGTGGAGGCTTTGATTTGTTCTAAAAATTGGTATACTTGTGAGTCTGAAGAGCCTGTTGTGCTTCGACAATACATGGATGAGATTGATGGTTTAGAGGCATATGAACAAGTTTTTCCAg GTGATGGCTCGTGTATTACCTATGTACCTGAGAATCTTGGCAGTGGGTCTCGGAGTGGGACTGATAGGAACAATTGA